One segment of Salvelinus fontinalis isolate EN_2023a chromosome 12, ASM2944872v1, whole genome shotgun sequence DNA contains the following:
- the LOC129867189 gene encoding casein kinase II subunit alpha', with protein sequence MPGPAAGSKSRVYADVNTLKSREYWDYEAHVPSWSNQEDYQLVRKLGRGKYSEVFEAININNNEKVVVKILKPVKKKKIKREIKILENLRGGTNIIRLVDTVKDPVSRTPALVFECINNTDFKELYQKLTDFDIRFYMYELLKALDYCHSMGIMHRDVKPHNVMIDHQMRKLRLIDWGLAEFYHPAQEYNVRVASRYFKGPELLVDYQMYDYSLDMWSLGCMLASMIFQKEPFFHGQDNYDQLVRIAKVLGTDELFGYLRKYHIELDPRFKDLLGQQTRKRWEQFVQTDNQHLVSPEALDLLDKLLRYDHQQRLTATEAMEHPYFYPVLKEQSLSNADGNMVSSGSTTAR encoded by the exons TAACCAGGAAGACTACCAGTTGGTGCGGAAGCTCGGCAGGGGGAAGTACAGTGAGGTCTTTGAGgccatcaacatcaacaacaatgaGAAGGTGGTGGTCAAGATCCTCAAG CCTGTCAAGAAAAAGAAAATCAAGCGGGAAATCAAGATCCTGGAGAATCTGCGAGGGGGAACCAACATCATCCGATTGGTGGACACAGTGAAAGACCCTGTG TCCCGAACGCCTGCTCTTGTCTTTGAATGCATCAATAACACAGATTTTAAG GAGCTCTACCAGAAGTTAACAGATTTTGATATACGTTTTTACATGTATGAACTACTAAAG GCTCTGGACTACTGTCACAGTATGGGTATTATGCACCGTGACGTCAAGCCCCACAATGTGATGATTGACCACCAGATGAGGAAG CTACGCCTGATAGACTGGGGCCTTGCAGAATTCTACCATCCTGCACAGGAATACAATGTCCGAGTAGCATCTCGCTACTTTAAGGGACCTGAGTTACTGGTGGATTACCAG ATGTATGACTATAGTTTGGACATGTGGAGTCTGGGCTGCATGCTGGCCAGTATGATCTTCCAGAAAGAGCCCTTCTTCCATGGTCAGGACAATTATGACCAG CTGGTCCGAATTGCCAAAGTCCTGGGGACAGATGAGCTTTTTGGTTACTTGCGCAAATACCACATTGAACTGGACCCACGCTTCAAGGACCTTCTTGGCCA gCAGACACGGAAACGTTGGGAGCAGTTTGTCCAGACAGACAACCAGCACCTAGTGAGCCCCGAGGCTCTGGACCTGCTGGATAAGCTGCTGCGCTACGACCACCAGCAGAGACTGACGGCCACAGAGGCCATGGAGCACCCCTACTTCT ATCCTGTGCTGAaggaacagtctctctctaatgcGGATGGCAATATGGTGTCCAGTGGATCCACTACAGCTCGATGA